ACTACGTCATGGAGCCGGTTGCCATTGCATTTGATTACTGGAATTGGACAGCCGGACCTATTCCCTTGCAGAACTATATAGCTTGGTTCGTGATAGCATTCCTCTTCTCCTATCTGTATTTCAGGAATAGCTTGCAGAGTGCAAGCAAGGTCCCTACAATCATAGTTGTGATACAGTTCATTTTCTTTCTCTCCTTAAGGATATTTGCGATATGAGAATTAAACTTGTGTGTGTTTTGGTCTTTCTCCTAAGCATGGGGTCCCTGTTTGCAGAGCCGCAGGGGGAGTCCCCCTATGCCCCCAGTGTTCGTTACTGGAGTAATGAACAAGACTCAACTCTTACTGCGCAGCCAATGATCCCTCTTCGCTCTGAGCCTAAGCTATTGGTTCTGCTCTACCATAATGTGGTTTTTGGCCGTACCGGTAATGTCTACAACCGTGATCTATACAATTTTGAGAATGACCTTTTATTCGTGAAAAGGAACTATACGCTCACCAACTTCAAGCAGTTGCTTACCAGTTCGAATGATACCAAGACGGATAAAGCCATCATCACGTTCGATGATGGAGACCTCTCCCTGTATGCAATTGTATTCCCCCTATTCAAGGCGTATGAATTGGAAGCGACCATCTTCCTGGTTCCTTCATACATAGGTGAGGTGGGATACATGAGCTGGGATCAGGTAAGGGAAATGAGTGATTACCGAACTGGGGATGGTCGTAAGCTGTTCTACTTTGAATCGCACTCTCAGACCCATCGGATGATGGGTGATCTGGGTGAGGAAGAAATCAGGTGGGAGTTGCAGCAATCGAAGCAGATCATTGAGGAAGAAGTTGGAGAGCCTGTTACTGTCTTGGCACTTCCTTTTGGCAGTGGTGCAGGAGATGAGAGAATTATCAGTGCAGCCTATGATCTTGGGTATCAAGCAATCAGGACATCAAAGCCTGAAGCCCGACTCCTAACCAAGATTAATCCCTGGATGATTGGAGCCATGAATGTCGAGAACTACAGCAGTGATGTATTGGTGCAGAACGTACTCACACTGATGGGAAAACGGAAATGAAAAAGCCACTATCTGTGCTCTTTCTGAGTTTTCTCTTCGTCTCTTGTGCGCTCTTTGCAGAGGAAACCACACTGATGAAAACAAGGCCAAAGGAGCTTGCCTTTGGTGGTCTGCACTGGAGGACAAAGAGCAGCATCACGCCAACCAGTCCTGGGCCAAACTATTTCAGTGCAGAATCTTCCGCTGTCTGGGTTGATGACTGGGGTCTGCATCTTACACTCAAGCAGCATGATGAGAAGTGGTGGGCTACCGAAATCTTTACCCGGGAGCGGGTAGGGTATGGAACCTACACCTTCACCGTGGAAACAGATGCTGCATCATATGACCCCCATGTTGTTGCAGGATTTTTTACCTGGGATACTGCACCAGAGGAGTACAACAGGGAGATCGATATTGAATTTGCGGCCTGGGGATCACCGGACGGTACAAAATTTCAGTATGTCGTTCAGCCCTATACTGATCCAAATAGGATTGAGGTATTTGATCCAGAACTGAATGGAAATCTCACCACCCATCGCATAGTCTGGACTCCCGAGGATGTCTCCTTTGCTTCCTATCATGGGGCTGTTGATCCCGATGAGATAGAGAGTGAGCGTATGCTTATCAACAGATGGAGCTATCCAGAGAGTCCAAGTGAAGGAAAGGTACGATTTCGGATCAACCTCTGGCTCTATCAGGGAAAAGCCCCTGCATACCCTGTTCATCTGGTTGTTACTTCGTTTTTGTTTGAGAAGTGGAAGCCTTGAAACCCACCCTGACCTGGGCTCCCCAACCGCGATTCTTCCTCATGGCACTAAAATAGGCCGAAACACGAAGCAAGCTGATCACTTGCCGTACCCCGAAGTTCTCAACAACGGCCATTGCAAGCAATCTGGAGATATCTCTCCCTGAGTAGAGTGGTCTATCATACTCACTGATGAACACGGCTGAGAGGGAAACCAGGATTCCCAAACCAATGGTAGCAGTGAAGAGCATCAAGGCAATGGGGAGATTGAGCAATCCAAGGACGGCCCCCAGTATCACAAACAACAACCCCTGTGCTTCAACGAATGGGCCAAGTAATTCGAAGATGAAGTAGTAGAGCATCCCAACCATACCAAGACGTCCATACCTAGGATTACCAATCATGGAACTGTGGAAGAGCATGATGTCTATCAGGCCGCGATGCCAACGATTTCTCTGGCGGCGAAGCACCTTCCATTTTTCAGGAACCTCGGTCCAGCAGTTTGCATTGCATGCATACTGGACACGGTAGGGCTTGTGTTTCTCCCTCATGTACCGGGAGAGACGGACCACCAATTCCATGTCCTCTCCCACGGTATCCTTATGAAACTTGCCACTCTTAGTTAAGTATCCTCCGGTGGCGATGGTTCTTTCCCGATGAAAAATACCAAAAGCTCCGCTGATAATGAGCAACAGGTTCATGCTTGCCCACCCAACACGTCCAGTCATGAAGGACCGAATGTATTCCAGACTTTGTAATCTGGCCAGGAAGTTATCAGGAAGGCGCACGTTGTCCAGTGTGCCCAACTCAACGGTGCATCCATTTACCGGACAGATGTTTCCCCCTGTGGCGATACTCTCAATAGGTGTATCAAGCATAACGGAGACTGCCTTCAGGAGCGCATCGGGCTCAAGGAGAGAGTCGGCATCGATACCGCAAAAGAACTCCTTGGTTGCAGTATTCAAACCAAGATTCAAGCTATCAGCCTTTCCCCCATTCACTTTGTCTACCACGATGAGATTGGGGATGCTCTTGTTCATGTATATTCCACGTAGTGGACGGGTTGAAAGTCTTCTGGAGACCATCTTGTCCTGTTTCTCCAGGTTGTAGTACTCGATCAAGGTTTTCAGGGTTGCATCCTTGGAGCCATCGTTGACCACAATCAGCTCATAGTCAGGATACTGTTGGTTCAGCAGACTATTGGTACTTTCTATGATATTGCTTGCTTCATTATACGCTGGGGCAATGATGGATACGGAAGGGAGGAGGCCTTTCTGGAAGAGCATCTGGCCATCCTTGGCTCTCCAAAGTCGGTTCTGGGTGTTTGCTGCCCTGAACGAGACTGCCAATACAGCAAGGTAGATGATATTGATCGTGACAGAGTAGTAGACAAGCAAATAGTTGAACCGGACTACATACAGGTTGAGTATTTCACGGGCATTGAGATCGATCAGGTTAGGTAGCTCTTTTGCAAGGATGAGTAGAGGGAAAACCAAAAGCGTGGCTACCAAGAGAAGGATGAGCATGAGCCGCTGAGGGCGTTCCTGGTGAGGTGTAGCACCAGGTCCTTTTGGGTTGTGAGGTTTGAGTTGCATCCTCTCTAAAAGATTCGGATCGACATACATGATAAGCAACTCCCTGAGTCTTTTATGTTTCTTCGCACGTTGCTTGATAAGTGTGAGGACCTCTTCCTGTTTCTCTTTGTTCTTGGTGGTATTGAGGAATTGGATCAATCCACTGATATGGAGTTGTTCGGCCAAGGTGGTGAGTAGGTCTGATAGCTGGGGGCTCAAAGGGCCCTCATGTGACTCCAATATATAGGAGAGTCGGTTATCCAGTACTTTTGCAAGGATTGTCTTTTGCTGTGATGACGTATGCTTTACGAATCGTGTGAGCAACAGGGATATGAGCGATGGAGAGCGCTCGCTCATCTCCGTAAGCCCTTGGACCAGATCATCATGCAATCTGGTATGATTTGAGTATGCCAGCATTTCATGAATCAGACGCTTATCCTGAAGATTGGCATATGCCTTGATAACATAGGGAAGCGTATCCTGAAAGTGAGGCTCCTTGAACTCTGGAACAAGCAACCGCTTCGGGAAATGCCGGCAAAGTGCTTTCAGTGCAGTATTGCGGACTTGTTTATTGGGTGTTTGTGCTTGTTCGACCAGGTATTCCTTGAGCGATTCAGTCGAATAGAGCAGGGCATACTCACAAATAAGCAGCCTCATAGCAGGACTTTTTCGATTCAGCCGTTTAAGGAGATAGGGAAGCAACTGACTCTTGTATCCCAACAAGAGGGAGCGGTAGCGCCCAGCCATCCAGGAAGTGGAGTAATGGAGTTTCTTGAGCATGATGGAAAGTGCCTTTTTCTCTCCTATGCGCGCCAGTGCCTGGAACAGATAGAGGATAACCACCGGGTTTTTCTCTTGCTTGAGTGCATCAAGCAGTGTTTCCTTGATCCTAGGGACCTTTGCCAAATTTCTGAGTTTTGCTGCTGCCTCGATTCTTCCTAGTACGGAGAACCCCCTAAGTCGCTTACCTATCTTTTTCATGTAGGAGGTGTCGGTCAGATGATTGAGAAATTGCAATTCCAATGCCTCATTGAACCGTAATGCTGGAGAAAGTCGGGAGAAAAGCCTGAGCAAGTCTTTTGTCTTGAATGCTTCCAGATGAAGCGTCTCGTATTGCAATTGTTCAAGCAAGCGCTTCTCAAGCGATCGTTCTTTTCTCTCTTGTAACCCTCTTGCCAAACGGGTGGTCAAGATGGCAAGCAAGAGGAGAAGATCAAAACAGAGGACTCCAATTGTCAAGCTGATGGCTAGTGCATTAGACAAATCAAGCCCCCTTCTTAGCAAGTATTTCGATCAGGCCAACTAGCTCATAGAGTGCGATAGGGCGGGAGAAAAAATGCATGATGCCTAAACTCTGTGCCCGCTTCACCGTTTGCTCCTGTTTGTTCACTGACATGAGGATGAAAGGAATCTTGCCGGCAGAGGGAGTTGCCAACAGTTGCTTTTTCAATGTGAGCCCGCTGATTTTTGGGATAAGCAATTCACAGAGAATGAGATCCACAGATTCGGTAAGCACACTCTCCTTTGCTGCAAGACCATTGTCTGCAGTAAGCACACGCAGTGAATGTTTTTCCAAAGTGTGTTGGATCAGGTCACGGGAAAAACCAGGGTTGTCAATCAGGAGCACGGTAAATACAGCACTACTGCTGGCAACATTCGTTGAGCTGGAGACAATACCTCCTCCCTGCTTCTTTGCCAAACGTACTCTGAACAGGGTTGATTGGTTAACCAGCAGAGCCATTTGTTCAGGGTCCTGGTGCAGTGCTTGCGGTATTTCTGAAGAGTGGAAAATACCCATGGAAATATTGATGGGGACGATGAATCGATCATCTTCGTGAATCAGGTTTCTCAGCTTTGTGACGCGATCGATAACCTCATCTTTTTCAATGGATATATAGAGAAGTGCAAATGCACTGCCTCCAATACGGCAAACCTGTACCTGCGACTCTACATGTTCGATCAGAAGTGTAGCAAGCAAACGGAGTGTCTTATCTCCTTCGATACTTCCGAAATCGAGATTGATCCGATCCAGGTTGTCAATATTCATCACACATGAGGTGATGGTCTTCTTCTGGGTGGATATTCCAGAGAGCTCCCTCTCCAACCATGCCAGATAGAACTCCTGGTTATACAGTTTTGTGATCGGATCACGATGCAAGTCTTCTTCAAATTTCTTGAGCTGGGTCTGGAGAAGTTGTACTTGTCTTCTGTTCTCCTCTGTTTCTGTTTGTGAGCGGAACAAAACAGAGTTCAGTGATTCAGGCAAAGGTATCCCATATTTTTTGCACAAGAGTTCAACCATGCTGGAAATTGAGGCAAGATACTGTGTTCCTGAGCGTTGTTCGCCCAAGAAACTGAAGAATGCATTCCAAATTGAATCATCGTCGATACTACTCTTTGTTATCTTTCGGAGTTTTGTGTTCACCGCGAAAGGACTTTGCTTGAACATCACCCTGATCTCATCCGCTCCATGGATGGTTATCAGGCGGGTGAGAATCTGGTCGAGCAAGCTCCTGACGCCTCCCTCTTCGTCCAGGTCCTTGGCGGGGGTCTCCAAAAAGAGCCCACAAGGCAATTTTTTAAGTGTAGAAATTGCTGGTTCAATCAATGCTGTAGGCAGGATTGAACCGTGTTGAGGGCAAATCATATTCAGTGGATAACTGTCCAGAAGATCCATTGCAGATGCAAGGATGTCGTGGCTTGGCATGTAGACTTCATGGAATGCAATCATTCCATCCAGATAATCCTCATCAGCATAGAGATGCCAATCAGCGGTGACAGAGCCGAACAGGTCCCCACTTACCAAGACCTGCTGCCTGGGAAGGTAGCTCATGATTGCACCAGGAAAATGCAAGTAGGGGGTGAAGATAATCCCTATGGATTCTCCACTCTTCATGGTATAAGAGAATTGATGGTAATTCACCAGGTAGAATGTGCTCTGTATGCCATAGTATTGGATCAACAGGGCAGCACGTTCATGACAACAGATAACACCTTTAAAACCTGCTTTCTCGAACAGGGGAATGGCCATGCATAGGTCGGGGTCCTGATGGCTGCAGACGATTGCCTCCAGATGTGAGAGGGGGATCAGACTTTTCACTTTCTCGATGACAATCTCTCCATCCAAGGCAGATCCGGGATCAAACAAGACCCCTGTCTCTCCACTGATATAGAGATATGGGTTGCATTGCAGGTACTTGTGGGTGTTCTCTGAACCAACCCAAAAGAGATTATCTGCAATTTCCACAGGTTTGGAGAGGTCATTCATTGGTCGCTCCTCTTTTCGTGGAAATACGTCTGGAGTATTTCATAACTTTGCTTCAATCGTTGTTGGTACACCGGTTGGTTCCAGGGATTCCAAGTGAATGAAATACCAGGGATGCTGTCAGTCATCGTTCCACTCGCTTTTTCTATTACCAAGGCACTGAGCACCAGACTGTCGGTTGCAGAAGTGGTTATTACATCCCTAAGTGGATCGCTGTAGTAGACTCGCTCATCGTCCAATACCTGCAGAGAAGAAGGGTCGCTGATATTGATCCGTGTCCACGGGATTCTCACGGTAAGCATATTTCCTTCTTTGTACCAATGGTTGGTTGATCCTAGAAGGTTCCCATACCGTAAGTGGCTAGCGTCCTCATAGTGGGGCTCTATGATGGTCCCGTCCTCAAGTGCACGCTTCTTGTTGATCAATTTAATCAGTGGCGTGAATTGTCCTTCGCTCCTCAGCCCAGGGGATGTCGAGAAGTTATAACGAGTATAGTTTGCTTCATCCAAGGCAAGAAGCTGGGCATCCTGCTCTGTGTTGATCATCACTACGTATTCCATC
The sequence above is drawn from the uncultured Sphaerochaeta sp. genome and encodes:
- a CDS encoding polysaccharide deacetylase family protein — translated: MRIKLVCVLVFLLSMGSLFAEPQGESPYAPSVRYWSNEQDSTLTAQPMIPLRSEPKLLVLLYHNVVFGRTGNVYNRDLYNFENDLLFVKRNYTLTNFKQLLTSSNDTKTDKAIITFDDGDLSLYAIVFPLFKAYELEATIFLVPSYIGEVGYMSWDQVREMSDYRTGDGRKLFYFESHSQTHRMMGDLGEEEIRWELQQSKQIIEEEVGEPVTVLALPFGSGAGDERIISAAYDLGYQAIRTSKPEARLLTKINPWMIGAMNVENYSSDVLVQNVLTLMGKRK
- a CDS encoding diguanylate cyclase, with translation MNDLSKPVEIADNLFWVGSENTHKYLQCNPYLYISGETGVLFDPGSALDGEIVIEKVKSLIPLSHLEAIVCSHQDPDLCMAIPLFEKAGFKGVICCHERAALLIQYYGIQSTFYLVNYHQFSYTMKSGESIGIIFTPYLHFPGAIMSYLPRQQVLVSGDLFGSVTADWHLYADEDYLDGMIAFHEVYMPSHDILASAMDLLDSYPLNMICPQHGSILPTALIEPAISTLKKLPCGLFLETPAKDLDEEGGVRSLLDQILTRLITIHGADEIRVMFKQSPFAVNTKLRKITKSSIDDDSIWNAFFSFLGEQRSGTQYLASISSMVELLCKKYGIPLPESLNSVLFRSQTETEENRRQVQLLQTQLKKFEEDLHRDPITKLYNQEFYLAWLERELSGISTQKKTITSCVMNIDNLDRINLDFGSIEGDKTLRLLATLLIEHVESQVQVCRIGGSAFALLYISIEKDEVIDRVTKLRNLIHEDDRFIVPINISMGIFHSSEIPQALHQDPEQMALLVNQSTLFRVRLAKKQGGGIVSSSTNVASSSAVFTVLLIDNPGFSRDLIQHTLEKHSLRVLTADNGLAAKESVLTESVDLILCELLIPKISGLTLKKQLLATPSAGKIPFILMSVNKQEQTVKRAQSLGIMHFFSRPIALYELVGLIEILAKKGA
- a CDS encoding serine protease, producing MKKPLSVLFLSFLFVSCALFAEETTLMKTRPKELAFGGLHWRTKSSITPTSPGPNYFSAESSAVWVDDWGLHLTLKQHDEKWWATEIFTRERVGYGTYTFTVETDAASYDPHVVAGFFTWDTAPEEYNREIDIEFAAWGSPDGTKFQYVVQPYTDPNRIEVFDPELNGNLTTHRIVWTPEDVSFASYHGAVDPDEIESERMLINRWSYPESPSEGKVRFRINLWLYQGKAPAYPVHLVVTSFLFEKWKP
- a CDS encoding glycosyltransferase, with translation MSNALAISLTIGVLCFDLLLLLAILTTRLARGLQERKERSLEKRLLEQLQYETLHLEAFKTKDLLRLFSRLSPALRFNEALELQFLNHLTDTSYMKKIGKRLRGFSVLGRIEAAAKLRNLAKVPRIKETLLDALKQEKNPVVILYLFQALARIGEKKALSIMLKKLHYSTSWMAGRYRSLLLGYKSQLLPYLLKRLNRKSPAMRLLICEYALLYSTESLKEYLVEQAQTPNKQVRNTALKALCRHFPKRLLVPEFKEPHFQDTLPYVIKAYANLQDKRLIHEMLAYSNHTRLHDDLVQGLTEMSERSPSLISLLLTRFVKHTSSQQKTILAKVLDNRLSYILESHEGPLSPQLSDLLTTLAEQLHISGLIQFLNTTKNKEKQEEVLTLIKQRAKKHKRLRELLIMYVDPNLLERMQLKPHNPKGPGATPHQERPQRLMLILLLVATLLVFPLLILAKELPNLIDLNAREILNLYVVRFNYLLVYYSVTINIIYLAVLAVSFRAANTQNRLWRAKDGQMLFQKGLLPSVSIIAPAYNEASNIIESTNSLLNQQYPDYELIVVNDGSKDATLKTLIEYYNLEKQDKMVSRRLSTRPLRGIYMNKSIPNLIVVDKVNGGKADSLNLGLNTATKEFFCGIDADSLLEPDALLKAVSVMLDTPIESIATGGNICPVNGCTVELGTLDNVRLPDNFLARLQSLEYIRSFMTGRVGWASMNLLLIISGAFGIFHRERTIATGGYLTKSGKFHKDTVGEDMELVVRLSRYMREKHKPYRVQYACNANCWTEVPEKWKVLRRQRNRWHRGLIDIMLFHSSMIGNPRYGRLGMVGMLYYFIFELLGPFVEAQGLLFVILGAVLGLLNLPIALMLFTATIGLGILVSLSAVFISEYDRPLYSGRDISRLLAMAVVENFGVRQVISLLRVSAYFSAMRKNRGWGAQVRVGFKASTSQTKTK